From the genome of Candidatus Bathyarchaeota archaeon:
TAGAGGGGCGGGTTGTCCTGGTCAGGGGATACGCTAGGATGCAGGGCTTCATCGTCAGGAAGGGGAACCCTAAGCGCATCAGGGGGTTCGAGGACCTGTTCAGGGAGGACGTGATCATGGTTAACCGTAACAGGGGCTCCGGGACCAGAGTCTTGATCGACCTGGGGTTGAGGAAGGCGGCTGAGAGGATTGGGCTAGACTTCGACGACGCTGTTAAAAGGATCAGGGGGTACGGTTTGGAGGCTAGGACCCACTCGGCGGTCGCGGCGGCCGTGGCCCAGGGTAGGTGCGACGTAGGCGTGGGCGTGGAGGCTATCGCCCACATATACGGGCTGGACTTCATACCGATAGCCGAGGAGGTATACGACTTCCTGATACCGAGGGATAGGCTCAGTAAACCTTCCGTCAAACTATTCATCAAGGCCTTGAGGTCTGAGGGGTTTAAGCAGATGCTTAGGGATAGGCTTAAGGGGTATAGGGCTCTCGAAGAGACAGGAGCCGTCATATATGGCGGGAGTAACCTTTAACTGGTTTCTCGCCACGCTTCTTTATGTGTGCCTGCTTAAAGCTTACCTGGAAGAGGGTGGGGTTAGAAAGCTGGTGGCTGTGGACGTGGCCTTTATACAGTCTGAAGAGGGGGTTTAAGGCTTAAATCGGTCGAGCAGGGTGGAGAGGTTTTCTTGGAAAACGTCGAACTCCTCATGCTAGACGCCTTGAACTCGGTCGTCATACTGAAACCTAAACGTAGCTAAAATAATTTAGAGGCTTGACGGCTTAGACCCCCCTTATCCTATTTGGCTTAAAGGGTCTCCTCTATAGCCTTGTAGAAAACACGTCTAACGTAGGGAGGTAGCTTCTCAGGTATAATCTCGAACTCGTCCAGTATGGATTGAAGCTTCTTGTAGTCTTCGCTCAGAGACCACACATACTCCTCAAAACCGCAGAGGGGGCAGTAATACCATAGTCCGCCTTCTCTCAATTCAAGCCTTAGGGAGCCCTCCACACCACACTCGTTACACCTTTTGGCGCCTAAAACAAGCATACCAGTAGTATGGTTGCTTCCCGAGTTTTTAAGGTTAACCGTTTAAACCTGCTCGATGGAGCGTTTTAGCGTAAACTTTATAGTGTATACAGAAATTTGTATACATGATGTCCGCCGTCGTGAGCGTTAGGGTCAAGAGGGAGTTGAAGGAGGAGGCTGAGAGGCTGGGGATAGACCTACGTAGGCTTGTGGAGAAGACGCTTGAGGAGGAGGTCGAGCGTAGGA
Proteins encoded in this window:
- a CDS encoding type II toxin-antitoxin system CcdA family antitoxin, which produces MMSAVVSVRVKRELKEEAERLGIDLRRLVEKTLEEEVERRKRARFEEAIDTIVQGMNAVSEEEFVRVVKEWRRKRM
- a CDS encoding CooT family nickel-binding protein, which encodes MCLLKAYLEEGGVRKLVAVDVAFIQSEEGV